atagagagagagagagagagagagagagagagagagagagagagagagagagagagagagagagagagagagagcttgggttcaagttacacttagtgtaactctaagcaatgttacatcattcaatattttttaattggatgcgaatattgacaaatctaccgttagattacattatctttgtatattcttcATACTTGAAAATTTTCGAGACAATCAAAGATTGATAGtaatgtcatcaatcaattgttaaaattcaaatttttgtagtttaaaataaagcataaaagatgaatttatagATAAAATGGTAAATAGCATccgattgatatgaaaattggcatgcatgttaagaatatatagaacatgtaattcaacggttggattttcaaaatattaattcaaaaacaagttatttggttgtgtaacattacttagagttacaccaagtgtTATATGAActcaacccatatatatatatatatatatatatatatatatatatatatatatatatatatatatatatatatatatatatatatatatatattagtacaTACTATATCCCTATTGTTAACTCAAATGGATTTTTTCCCATAAAACcaaattaaagataaaaaaatgtaCTTTAATTTTGACTAAgaaacaaattgaaattaaataaaaagacaaaaagtaaATTAgaaaaccctagatatataaCTCAGTATCctatattttatgcatagtaTATCTATTAATTTGGCTTGTAGTgtaactcctttttttttaagaaagttttaacttatgacgTCCGCTCTTAATAATAACTCTTTTATTATCAGagcaagacaccaatcagtttttggtgtaggcgatgattaaacctcagatctcttattcaaccatcagattttaccaattgagctaattggaacctgATGATGCgaggaaaatcagtaggctagatGCTTCGGATTTGAAATAACGATTGACTGTCTTTATggcttgaaaaagaaagaaaagtgatcaaaggtgaccagagtcgccggccaagaaccctctgatgctaaagttagtttttctctcttaattttggagttccaactttttaggaaatgtcATAACGTACCTTTGTCTGGTGTGAATAGGCTTTTATATAGTGCACCCTTAAAACGGTTATTAGACTTGTGACctcccctatatttgaggaggtttgATGGTTtaaggataacttccacaactgtttaggagttaacatttttcacataactgtcactggaagttatgcttGCGATAAGAAATTGTAGTACCATATCAGGAATTTTCCCAAGTGTCAAGGGTTCGTCCAAGGTTCTTCCTGGCGTGCTTCCGAGAAAGTCATTCCTCTATGGACAACCTTCTCACGGACGAGGTTGATGGTTCCCTTGGACGAGATGAAACAGTTCCGTCAAACCTGAGCATGTGAAGCTTGTCCAAGCATATTCCTGCATGGACGAGCTCTTTACAGACGAGGTTTTTACAATCCTTGCTTTCCCGGCCTTGTCCTAaacgacctccatggacgatatTGGAATTGTATTTTATCATACCCCATCAGAACTCACTTGTAGTATAACTATTAATTGTTTTAAGATGGTACATACTGAGTTTTATTTTAGGTAGCTCACAGATTCTCCCCtaatttttgaaacaaaaatatttttctatttatgttttaaaaatgagCAAATGCCCTTAATCTGTTACCATTGCAATTAATtccaacaaaattacaatgattaCAAATAAAATCCAAGAAAACAATAATGCAATTCTTAACTTTTTATCTTCTTTGTAGTGTATGACCAATAACTCCTTCAAAAGATTCCAATAAATTTTGATGATGCAAGAAAAATTAGTAGGCTAGATGCTccggatttgaaaggaccactcgctccctaatggcctgaaaaacaaagggaaacgatcaaaggcgaccgggatcgccggccaagaaccctccgatggtaaagttagttttctctctatatctttTAAGTTCCAATTTATTGGGAAAATGTTCAACGTACCTTCTATGGGTCTGAATggctgtttatatagtgtcctgggggcagttattgaaattgtaacctcCCCCGGACTTCAGGAGGTCCGGAGTTCTtggataactcccataaccacCTGATCGTTGCATTTTCTCACACAACGGTCATTGGAGTTTATGCGTGTATTACAGAATGGTAAAATGTGCTTAATAGTTCCAAGTGTAAAAGCCTCGTCCATGAGTCTTtacgtggacgagtcctctcggggtGGGCTGCGCGCATCCtttggacgagggatgtagctttgCTATCACCCAAGGACGGCCTTGCGCGTTAACCATCTTGATgctaactcctggacggctgtCGAGGTGCAAACCGTCCAAGGACGGTCTGAGTGCCTTCATCCCTCATCAAATTTAATTGAGGAAGTAACGAATTTAGGGTATTTCCTCATTCTCTAACATACAAGGAAAAATGTCCCCCCACCCTCGGCCACTCCCCTTTATAAAGAATATAGTGAGtgataaacaatatttttttacttgaaagttgaaacctgcaataacattaattttattaacattatttataatttgtcacGTGATAATTTGtgaaaggaattaaaaaaaaaaattgatatcaaggcaaaaatattaagaataattaaatatcaataaatCCAGGGACTCAATTTTACATGTTAAAGTGGTCAATTTTGAGTggtggagatttttttttatatggatccacactttttattttccattaatatctttttattggaggtagattttgacaaatccaccattgaattacattttcttcttatatcttctatgtttgcaaaatttttaaaaaaataaaaatcaatagaaatgttatcaataaattgtttaaattgcaattttttgtaatttaaaattatgcataaaatataagattaTAAATCATAAAGTAAATAATTTCCTATTGACACAAAGtttgacatatatattaagtgtgtaaagaacatgcaattcaacaattaaattttcaaaatatataattgtagGGACCcaatttgcacctaagcccaaaagaagaagggaataggcccaaagagtccaatacaatgaatttgtagagagtgagtttgaaatctatATTCTAATGAGTTTGTACATCAATTGTAGTGGGCCAAGATAACCATAGAATAAAGATGAAATAgttttatataaggaaaatcgTCATTAGACTCAATCCGAGGAGGTTGGTTCTTCTATATATCTCACTTAATAACAACTTACAAATATTATTCTTCAATTTAtagtgtttttctctcattcttctcCGATCTCCCATCCTGAGGGTCTCCTATCCCTTTTATACCATCATTCTTCCTCTCTCTACCCTCCACGTATAGATCAGATTGTTGGTCTGGttacttgtcccattagcacaTTCCTAAAGTTTTTGgaaatagctgtaaggctgaacacTACTCgtcagatatcacttcctcattaatgcggccaaagagttagctgcagagcattcaatgcggtggtagcagctttctcttagatattttataGCATTTCCTTGTCTTGTGCTCTCACGATGTATATCCTTACCTACAGGATCTCCTAGAATGTTGCTACTGGATGGCAGACCGCACCTTCCAACCTTGGCTTTGCTTAGCCGAGGAAGTATTCCTCTTTGGACCACCTTCTTGAATGATCATGATTTGACTTTATCTCTTTACCTTTTTACTTACCGACATGGATTCTTAGAAAGATATATACCCGTTCTCGGACTACTTAATGTCCTCAGATTAGGCTTCTGGCCTAATATATACATAGATATGTACTCTCTTGGACCTATCACcccacaataataatttttattttattggataagattataattttagactataataaattttgtagcTAATTGTAGGGAGTGACAGTAGCAAGTACAAGACGAGGTCTCCCTTGGTATTTTCCAGCAAAGAGACGCTAGGCTGAGCACTACCAGGGAAGGagccaacacaaacacaacacaACTTTCAGGGTTTAGGGTTTCAGACTTGCGTTGTGTGTGACAGAATCTGAGAAGAGAAGTCAGCCATGGAGAGTGCTTTCGCTAGCGCCTCTGCGATCACAGACCAAAGGCAAAAGATCGAGCAGTACAAGCACATTCTCGCCACTGTTATTTCCTCCAACGACGTCGTTCGTGCCAAGAAATTCATCGATCACGGTTCGTTTGCTTTtccctctttttcctttttggtttatTCTGTAACTATTTCGATAATGCTTGAATTATCGGCTATGGCATAATCGCAGTGTTATCCGACGACGTTCCATTGGTGGTGTCGCGGCAGCTTCTGCAGACCTTTGCGCAAGAGTTAGGGAAATTGGAACCCGAGGCACAAAAGGAGATTGCGCATTATGCACTTGCTCAGATTCAGCCTCGTGTCGTTTCGTTTGAAGAACAGGTtcgttttgattttgttgagaGCTAGTGAGAAGTATTTATTGCAACATTAAAAGATGATAGAGCAAAAATAGTATATGAAGTATAGGGCAACACAACCTCATAGCAACAGTCACACAGAGCAATCTAAATTAACAGGAATAGGGGGTGAATGCCCCTGGCTTACCAGGCAACTCCATTTGACGGGTGGGGTTAGTTGCCGGTAGGTTTTACTGGCTGGAGGTGAATCCAAAGGTTACCTATGTTATCAGGCAAGAACTGAAAAGTAGGTTAATATTTCATGTACAACATCAATTCTATTAAAAATTGAATCACTCTTGTTGCTTTGTGGTATTGCTTGGTCTCCCTTACAAGGAAGAGAACCAGGGTTTGAATCCCGTCTCCCCCACTTGTTGTAAcaataataaggaaaaaaaaaccaatcaactAAATTCATTCCAACTAGTTGGCATCTGAAACCATACATAGATCCACAATACCTTTTGATatatggtccgtttggattgaggggagtagagtataattgacccaaaattagcctatttttagccaactttactctactcccctccactctccctcccttcaccctcaatccaaacaggcccATAGTTTTTGTGGAAGAACAAGTGATCCCTATATTCTATGAAGGCATTACATAAGATGCGATTTATGTATCTGTTATATCCCCATTGAATTGTTCTCTCTTTGGTCGGGAATTTATTCACAGCTAACCATCCAATAAAGGGAATGTGCAAGGGATAGATTGAGATCAAGCCATAGCTGCTTCAACCAATATACTATCAACCCCTTTTCCCTAATTTCCTCCCATGTATTGGTACAACTGTATCTATTAGATGAAACCCATAATGTTCTTTCTCTTCCACCTggactaaacttttttttttataagtaacgtaaaaatattattaataatagaaaaagttCCAAACCGAGTACGttggggatgtactatgggggcacAGATCAGGAACCAAAAGTGcaacgataaaaaaaaaaaaaaaggaaaagaagaacaaGGAAAATGAGAAAAGACTACACTCCATTCGAAGAGAGTGTGcaagaaaaaagacttttttttttttgataagtaaaaattgGAATAAtaaagacttaatctctagcAAAGAACGTTCACAACCCCCAAAACTTCTAGCATTCATTTCACGCCAAATGCACCAGATAAAGAAATAAGACACTAATCTCCAAACATCTATATTACGATGCCACacaaactttccttgccaagcctGAAACAACTCAAGAACAGTATGAGGCATAACCTAGTGaataccaaacaaacaaaaaactaaagacCACAATTCCCAAGCTATGGGGCAATGAAGCAGAAGATGATTCATAGACTCCCCACATCTCTTACACATGTAGCACCAATCAAGCATTGGCACTTTACGAAGGTTGTCTGCagttaagatcttacctaaggaagtAGACCAAGCGAAGAAAGCTACTCTTGGAggaaccttcgattgccatatcattcTCCAAGGGAAGGATACAAGAGTAGGAGGGTAGAAGGAGCTATAATatcctctaacctcaaaacctctgCTCCTTGTTGGCTTCCAACAAACTTTATTTGGGCCAAACCCCCGCACAGTCGAAGAATGAACCAACCTCATAAACCAATCAAAGGCTTCTTGTTCCCAATCTTGTGGTGGACGATGAAATTGCACATTCCAGTGAAATCTCCTAGCAGACCAACCCATAACTTCAGCCACCGAGGAATCCTTTGACCAACTAAGACATTAAAGCTCCGAAAAGGCCTCTTGGAAGGTACAATCCCCGCaccacacatgcttccaaaatttcaTTCTAGCACCATCCCCCACATTATACACAAGgagtttagaaaaattcaacCAACCACTTCTAATGAATCTCCTGAATCTCCACAGGTTGACCCCATAAGGACTCGTCACCTTTTTCATACACCAACCACCCCAGATATTCCCATATTCTGTAGTGGGGCTTCTAGCATGTTGGCAAGGTAGTTTTGGCCGTCATCTTAATAGGTATATATGGCATATGGTTCCCCATTGCTTATTGTGGTgcctttggagggagagaaatagtcggtgctttgaagataaggagagatcCATATCAAATttgaagctatttttctttagtactTTAATGGATTGGTTGGCTGTCTTGCAGAAccaatatttttcatcctttcttgatttcttagattcttataatttttgttcttgattgtttgaccccttgtacactccctgtgttCTAGGATGTTCCACctttttttgatatcaataaattttttacttatatatataaaaaaaagatattcccatattttgcctttataaccctcctccataaaGCATTAGTCTTCATGCCATACCTCCACAACCTTTTTCCTAGCAAGGCAGAATTAAAGCTCCCCAAACTTCTTATTCCTAACCCCCCAACCTACAAAGGCTTATAGACCTTGGCCCATTTAACTAGATGTAATTTAGGTTCGCCACCAATTCCACTCCATAGAAAGTCTCTTTGTAATTTCTCCATACACTTTTCCACCTTACCTGgtaaaagaagaagggaaaggaaGTATGTAGGTAAAGCCGAGACTGTGCTTTAAATGAGTGTCACCTTACCCCATTTAGATAAATATAGTCTCTTCCAACCTGTTAATCTCCTCTCCATTCTCTCTAAGATAGGATTCCAAACAAATAAATCCTTAAACTTAGCACCTAATGGAAGACCCAAATATTTCAAGGGCACAGAAGATTGCCCACACCCCAACAGACCCACTAGAGCCTCCAAATTGTGCACCACACCAACAGGTACCAACTTATATTTTCCCAAATTAATACGTACCCCTGAGGCCTTCTCAAATCTAGCAAGAATCGCCCTTAAATTAGCAATCTGAGAAGGTTcaatatcacaaaaaataaaagtgtcatttgcaaataaaagatgagACACCATCAATGATGAATCAGCCATACTACCCACAGAAAAACCTGAGAATTGCCCAGCGGAGGCAGCCACATCCAATATGCGACCCAAGGCCTCCATAACAATATCAAACAGCAATGGAGAAAATGGGTCCCCTTGCCGAAATCCCCTAGAACTTCCAAAGAAATCAGATGGACCACCATTGATCAGAATGGAAAATTTTACAGCTGAAATGCAATACAttatccattttctccatttatTTGAGAAGCTTAGTTTAGTCCAGCTTTCAACTGGACTAAACTTAGCCTACTTTGAATATTCACAAGTTGCTCAGATCTATCGGCCTTCTAGATCGATTGCATCATCTTTAGGACATATTCAACTTTTGCTCTAAAGCGGTTGGCTGCATCATAAATGACCCTCTGCCTATATCTTTGAAACAATATGCCATCTGGATGCCGCGTATAATGCCACAGGAAAATCCTTGTcccatatttttccttaaagCTCAAGAATTTCCTAGCTTCTTGCCTCAGTTTAAGTAATCATCTCCATAAAccactatattttttaaaaaattgttgcaCCCAAGCAACTCATAAGGAACCAGCTTGGGTATAAATGAGCTTCATTGTTGAAGCTTTGTTCAATCCGCAACCCTTTTCAAATTTTGGCCACCCTATTGTTTGAGTAAGCACACTTTATCCAATGCCGTTCTAACACCTCCTCTACCTGCACATCTGCCTTTCCAAAGAAATTTGTTGAAGCACTGCTCAATAGTAGCAATCGCTTTCTCAGGTAGGATGAATATGCTGCACCAAAACCTCTGAATGTTGCATAGGACTGATTGGAGAAGCTATAACCTGCCTGCAAATGATAAATTCCTAACTGACCAGGCATTGATTCTATCTACAATCTTAGCTTTGTATCTTAGGCTTGAGTTAATGAGACTGCTGGAGATCAATGCATGCAtctagggttttattttttatttttagagaatcTATATTACATGCTAAGCTGGTTTTTCTGGTTATTATGTTTTATCTTATTCATTTGTAATAGGAAAGTATGGTAATTTTTTCCTGGTCATCtacaaaacaatattttttggttatatttGTGAGTTgagttgattttgttttaagaaTCTTGTTATCTGTCTGCATGGGGTGCAGGTGTTAATTATCAGGGAGAAACTTGCTGAATTATATGAGTCTGAGCAGCAATGGTCCAAAGCAGCTCAGATGCTCAGTGGCATTGATCTAGATTCTGGAATGAGGTCTGAGAGTAAGatctaattatgtttttttttccattattatttttaaaaattgctcATTAAATGCAGGTAtgtttatgattatttttttcaacatgaATCATCTCTGTAatatttcttcctttttttttttttttttgatgccTCCATCAGAGTGATCGACGATGCATTCAGGTTGACAAAATGTGTCCAAATTGCTCGCCTCTATCTGGAGGTATTGACGTTCTTCTGCAAGTATAATCTTTAgattaattagaatttaattttttcattggtaaatattaaaatgagtatTGCACGCTGGGCATTACTGGACATACTAATCATTGGAAATGGCCACATCAGGGTGGATTATAGGGGGTTGTGTGTGTATGTCTTGGAGGTCAAAGAAAGGTTTCACCTGTGGAGCATAGAGGTTGGGCAGAATAGCATTGATAACTATTTCTTTGGCATTCATCTTAAAGAACAATAGCCATAATTTGAATACCAACTTGTTAAAAAAGATACTAGAGTACTATAATTTTTCGTTTGAGGGTTCTTGTTCTTCTATTGATATTCAAAGTAAACTGACTCAGACACCTTTGTAAGTGCGGATATAGGAGTAAAAAAACATTGGGATATGCGTCATTTTAACAAGTGGTTGACATATGACCCATTCACaggatataattaattaatagatTTGTGATTGctatatggattttttttggaCTCCATGTGTTCATTCAGAAAGAAAGCCTCTGTACAGTTTCATGTCAAACTCTAGATGGCTAGGTAGCATTTATGTTGTTCTTGCCTATAACTTGGTGGTGTTTTTAGTTGGGGACTTTGGTTCCTTATGCAGCATCTCATTCCAGTGACCCACTGTCTTAATGATCATAATGCTTGAGTCAATATTTTAGTCTTAGAATATGTTAATATGTATCCCTACGGTTATTGACTATGTTGCATGCTTATTTGGCAGGATGATGATGCTGTTAATGCAGAAGCTTTTATCAATAAGGCTTCATTTTTGGTTAGCAACAGTCAGCAGGAAGTCTTGAATTTACAGTATAAGGTTTGACATTATTGGCAtgtcaattaagatgattgtgtTAAAGGCTACATCTTTCAGCatttaattaaattgttttccttctcttttcctAATTGTCAGGTTTGTTATGCAAGAATTTTAGATTTGAAGAGGAAGTTCTTGGAAGCAGCATTACGTTATTATGACATATCACAAATTGAAAAACGGCAAATAGGAGATGagtatgtttttgtttttttgtttttgtattttacctaTGCTTATCCAACTTTTTCATAaggttgtgattgttgtgtTGTCTTTGTTCTCTAGTTTCACATGGTTGTTAAGTATGACCCTGCTTTATCGATTGATTTCCAATAAACAGAATCCTTGTGTTTTACACGTTTCCTTTTCATGTCTCCAAATTATTGCATGCCATCATGTTTTCAAACTTAACCAAAGTTCCTTCAAATAATCCAAATGCCACAATGTCACCGTTTTCACCTTTTTTAACACTCAAATTGAAGATCTTAAAGGCTCATTATTCTTTTTGCAGGGAGATTGATGAAGAAGCATTGGAGCAAGCTCTTTCTGCTGCTGTGACATGTACAATTTTGGCTGCTGCAGGTCCTCAACGATCTCGTGTTCTTGCAACTTTATACAAAGTAAACACACTCTCTTGATGAATAGTAGTTACATTTTGAGAAATCCTTTGCTTTGTTTAGCTGATGTGTTGTGGTTTGGTTCAGGATGAACGATGCTCAAAGTTGAAAATTTATCCTATACTGCAAAAGGtaatgcccccccccccctcccccacttGAAGAATTCAGCACACATTTTGCTTCATTTCTTGTTGctctatttatttaaaattttgatgtcaTTTTAACCTGTTTATACCAGGTGTATTTGGAGCGAATTTTGAGAAAACCTGAAATTGACGCGTTTGCCGAAGAATTAAAAGCACATCAGGTTATATAAGTTTGCTTCTTTTTATTCAGGTGTCACGCTTACAGCATTTGCTTTTGTTGCAAGCCATAATTTGTTTGTCTCAACTTCTATTTTTTCCACAGAAAGCACTTCTGCCAGACAATTTTACCGTTCTGGATCGTGCTATGATTGAGCATAATCTTTTGAGTGCAAGCAAGCTCTATACAAATATAAGGTTCAAAATATGCTGCTGTTAgttgttattttccttttatgttaGTGCTGGATGACTCCATAATAATTTGTCATTTCTCTGCCATAGCTTTGATGAGTTGGGCACTTTGCTGGGTATTGATCCTCATAAGGTACGTTCCTTTATATATCtgtattactatttttaaaatcCCTGCTTCTAGCACTTTGATACTGTGTGTAGGCCCTAAAAGAATTATTTGACTTGCAGGCTGAGAAGATAGCATCGAGAATGATTTATGAAGATAGAATGAGGGGATCAATTGATCAGGTATCAATAACTGCTTATGgctcggattttttttttctttccagcCATTAAGTGCTTGTATCAATCATATCCTAACAAACTGAGAAATATCATAGGTTTGTAGAATTTTAGGTGTGTTtgattgcaaaaaaatttcctcaTTTTTGTTTCCTGCCAAGAATTGAAAGTTCTTTTTGTTGTAATCACTTTATGCCGTATGGAATCTTGTTCTCATGCCGACACCTACCCATCCACCCACCCCAGCACAGtcattttaaatgaattacCTGAATTTGGACAAGAATGATTTTACTgcaattacaacaacaacaaggcCTTTGGGGTTGGTTATGGATCCTCAACTTCAACAGACTAGTCGGGGTTGGCCACATGTATTATCTCCCCATTCTATCATATCCAAAATCATACTCCCTGTcactttcttcatcttcttcttcttcttcctttttaaaattttgagaatctGTCACCTACTTAATTaacatgtccttttttttactactattgTGAAAATACCTTCTTACTGCATTTGACTCAccaaatttcaattaatttagtTTTGAGAGTATCCTTTTCTTACCCTAATTCTTTCCAAAGGCTAATTTCAGATTAGTTCTCTTGATTATATGTTGACTAAACCTAAGGTTCTTTTAATGACTGGAGGGGGTGGGCAAAGGAAGGAAAAGAACAGCTGcatatttatatttatcatGTTGTGTGATATATCTGAATTATTTCATATCAGGTTGAGGCTGTCATACATTTTGAAGATGACACTGAAGAGCTGCAACAGTGGGATCAACAGGTGATTCTCAGATTTGATTGCTATTCTATCGTACTACTGGACCTAAAAGATGAACGAACTCTGTTGTCTAACAAAGATGCTTATAGAATTCAAATATAGCTATTGCCTGCATAAGTAATTGCAAATCTCTGCATGTTTTTTTAACCCTTGCTTCTCCCAAATTGCTAATCCTCCAAATAAATGAAGTAAAATTTTCTGCTTGTTTGCCAACCTACAGTGGCTAGGTCCTGAAATACTATATTGGCTGATAAGTAGCTCTCATAGCTGAGTTTCCCTTTCAGCAGctcttagttttatttttatggtttattgCAGATAGTTGGCCTGTGTCAGGCTCTCAATGATGTCTTGGATAGCATGGCAAAGAAGGGCTTGGCAATTCCTGTCTGATCGATATATTAGTGAATGCTTAGAAGACGATGTTACATTTTTTTGGCATATTTATCTGCTTCAAAAGGTGGCTGTACATTATTAGTCCAGTTTGATGAACGTTACTGATTatgcaatattattttttgtttatctaGTTTCTGTTTAGCACAGGTTCATATTCCCTGCTCTTGGGTGATTGTTTGTGTGCTTTGCCGAAAGTTGTTGATCTGTGTAGATTTAATTGTGGTCTATTAAATCTGAGGAAAAAAAGGTGGTCCTTGAAGTTAATTGATTGAGCTTTGAAGTTGCTAGAGCTCGATTGGGAAATGGTTACCACAACCAAGTCAAGTACTTTTTCT
This genomic stretch from Castanea sativa cultivar Marrone di Chiusa Pesio chromosome 1, ASM4071231v1 harbors:
- the LOC142621904 gene encoding COP9 signalosome complex subunit 4: MESAFASASAITDQRQKIEQYKHILATVISSNDVVRAKKFIDHVLSDDVPLVVSRQLLQTFAQELGKLEPEAQKEIAHYALAQIQPRVVSFEEQVLIIREKLAELYESEQQWSKAAQMLSGIDLDSGMRVIDDAFRLTKCVQIARLYLEDDDAVNAEAFINKASFLVSNSQQEVLNLQYKVCYARILDLKRKFLEAALRYYDISQIEKRQIGDEEIDEEALEQALSAAVTCTILAAAGPQRSRVLATLYKDERCSKLKIYPILQKVYLERILRKPEIDAFAEELKAHQKALLPDNFTVLDRAMIEHNLLSASKLYTNISFDELGTLLGIDPHKAEKIASRMIYEDRMRGSIDQVEAVIHFEDDTEELQQWDQQIVGLCQALNDVLDSMAKKGLAIPV